From Nicotiana tabacum cultivar K326 chromosome 22, ASM71507v2, whole genome shotgun sequence, one genomic window encodes:
- the LOC142176104 gene encoding secreted RxLR effector protein 161-like: protein MARTMLIDSGIAKYFWAKAVNTACYLVNRCMIRSLLNKTSYKLLKRFDMETSKVIDTLIVIATHLDMDEPGSPINKTMYRGIIGSLVYLTASRPDIVLSVGLCARFQSNPKESHLKTAKRILRYLKGTQDLVLYYPSGDSFNLIGYAYTDYAGYLVDRKSTSGMTHFIGS from the coding sequence atggcaagaacaatgctTATTGACAGTGGGATTGCAAAGTATTTCTGGGCAAAAGCTGTCAATACTGCGTGCTACttagtgaacaggtgcatgatcaggtcacTTCTGAACAAAACTTCATATAAGCTACTAAAAAGGTTTGATATGGAAACATCAAAAGTCATTGACACTCTCATTGTCATAGCCACCCAtctagacatggatgaacctggttcccctATAAATAAGACCATGTATAGAGGGATCATAGGGTCACTCGTGTATCTCACTGCAAGTAGACCAGACATTGTTTTAAGTGTGGGTCtttgtgcaaggtttcaatccaatccaaaggagtctcatcTGAAGACTGCCAAGAGAATACTGAGATATCTTAAAGGAACGCAGGACCTGGTCCTTTATTATCCCTCAGGTGATAGCTTTAATCTTATTGGATATGCTTACACTGATTATGCAGGATATCTGGTGGACAGAAAAAGCACTTCTGGAATGACACATTTTATAGGCTCCTGA